In Zingiber officinale cultivar Zhangliang chromosome 8B, Zo_v1.1, whole genome shotgun sequence, a single genomic region encodes these proteins:
- the LOC122017282 gene encoding mannan endo-1,4-beta-mannosidase 1-like, whose amino-acid sequence MRALSLLPFLPVLLLLSPPQSHRVEASDGFVRAKGLHFELNGNPFYVNGFNAYWLMTLAANPSLKDKVSSAFREASGHGLLVARTWAFSDGGSNALQYSPGSYNEQTFKGLDFVVSEAKRYGIKLILSFVDNYDSFGGKKQYVQWGREQGQYIASDDEFFTNPVVRGFYKNHIRTVLTRVNTITGVAYKDEPTIFSWELMNEPRCQSDLSGRTIQAWITEMAAHVKSIDSNHLLEAGLEGFYSTSSSERQFNPGVDIGTDFIQNNQIPNIDFATIHSYPDQWLSSSDDRSQLAFLNKWLDVHIRDASSVLRKPLLITEFGKSQKDPGFSIDQKDTLFRTVYSKVYWSARTGGAAAGGLFWQLLTEGIDSYGDGYQVIMGEASSTARLITAQSRQLRNLGKMYARQRNIARMKREKAVREQQRRTGNNVGN is encoded by the exons ATGAGGGCACTGAGCCTTTTGCCTTTCCTTCCTGTGCTGCTGCTGCTGAGTCCTCCACAGAGCCACCGTGTTGAGGCCTCTGATGGATTCGTCAGGGCCAAGGGGCTGCACTTTGAGCTCAATGGCAACCCCTTCTATGTCAACGGCTTCAATGCCTACTGGCTGATGACGCTGGCCGCAAACCCCTCTCTCAAAGACAAGGTTTCCTCTGCCTTCCGCGAGGCCTCCGGCCATGGCCTCTTGGTGGCAAGGACTTGGGCTTTCAGTGACGGCGGCAGCAATGCCTTGCAGTACTCCCCTGGCTCCTACAATGAGCAAACTTTCAAG GGGCTGGATTTTGTGGTGTCCGAGGCCAAAAGATACGGGATCAAGCTCATCTTGAGCTTCGTCGATAACTACGACAGTTTTGGAGGAAAGAAGCAGTATGTCCAATGGGGAAGAGAACAGGGACAATacattgcatcagatgatgagtTCTTCACAAACCCAGTCGTCAGAGGGTTTTACAAGAACCATATCAGG ACCGTGCTCACAAGAGTTAACACCATCACTGGAGTCGCTTACAAGGATGAGCCTACCATTTTTTCCTGGGAGCTAATGAACGAGCCCAGATGCCAATCAGATCTCTCAGGAAGAACTATTCAG GCATGGATTACGGAGATGGCTGCTCATGTGAAATCCATAGACAGCAACCACTTGCTCGAAGCTGGTTTGGAGGGATTCTACAGCACATCCTCGTCTGAAAGACAATTCAATCCCGGCGTAGACATTGGAACCGATTTCATCCAGAATAATCAAATTCCCAACATCGATTTCGCCACCATCCACTCGTATCCCGATCAATG GTTGTCGTCCTCCGACGACCGATCTCAGCTGGCGTTCCTGAACAAGTGGCTCGACGTGCACATCCGCGACGCCAGCTCCGTGCTCCGGAAGCCGCTGCTGATCACGGAGTTCGGTAAGTCGCAGAAGGACCCCGGGTTCAGCATCGACCAGAAGGACACCCTGTTCAGGACCGTGTACTCCAAGGTGTACTGGTCGGCTAGGACGGGCGGCGCCGCCGCCGGAGGGCTGTTCTGGCAGCTGCTCACCGAGGGGATCGACTCGTACGGCGATGGGTACCAGGTGATCATGGGGGAGGCGAGCTCGACGGCACGGCTCATCACCGCGCAGTCGAGGCAGCTGCGTAACCTCGGGAAGATGTACGCGCGGCAGCGGAACATCGCAAGGATGAAGAGGGAGAAGGCGGTAAGGGAGCAGCAGAGGAGGACCGGCAACAACGTTGGCAACTAA